In Centroberyx gerrardi isolate f3 chromosome 20, fCenGer3.hap1.cur.20231027, whole genome shotgun sequence, a genomic segment contains:
- the LOC139918404 gene encoding dual specificity protein phosphatase 13A-like yields MSALKDKRKEYLSVKDLQKLLDACRLQLNQIDEVWPNIYIGNVAIAQNRTALQKLGITHVLNAAHSKRGSIGDQRFYGNDFVYCGIPADDSTHFDLDVYFQPAADFIHKALKSSDGKVLVHCIMGMSRSSTLVLAYLMIYHHLPLKRALQKLVQKRAIYPNRNFLALLLDLDLQLTRKKKTCQIL; encoded by the exons atgtcAGCACTGAAAGACAAGAGGAAAGAGTATCTCTCTGTGAAGGATCTGCAAAAGCTTTTGGACGCATGCAGACTGCAGCTAAATCAAATTGACGAGGTTTGGCCCAACATATACATAGGGAATGT GGCAATAGCCCAAAACAGGACTGCCTTGCAGAAATTAGGCATAACTCATGTATTAAATGCTGCTCACTCCAAGCGAGGCAGCATAGGGGACCAAAGGTTTTATGGCAACGACTTTGTGTATTGTGGCATTCCAGCAGATGACTCCACTCACTTTGATCTGGACGTGTACTTCCAGCCTGCTGCCGATTTCATTCATAAAGCACTGAAATCATCTGATG GGAAGGTTCTGGTGCACTGTATCATGGGAATGAGCCGGTCATCCACCTTGGTGCTAGCGTACCTCATGATCTACCATCACCTCCCCCTCAAGCGGGCCCTGCAGAAGCTGGTCCAAAAGAGAGCCATCTACCCCAATAGGAATTTCCTGGCGCTGCTGCTGGATCTGGATCTTCAGCTgacaaggaaaaagaaaacatgtcaGATCCTGTGA
- the LOC139918403 gene encoding dual specificity protein phosphatase 13A-like translates to MNNLQEKSDASPDTPSVKDLEKVLYGGKRFGNHVDEVWPNLFIGDMSVANDRYSLWKLGITHVLNAAHGRMHCQGSHDFYGSTVDYHGVPADDSPSFDLSRYFFPSAEYIQNALDTPGARIVVHCAVGVSRSASLVLAYLMIHHRYSLLDAIRKIKERRWIFPNRGFLKQLRALDMKLHKKTS, encoded by the exons ATGAACAATCTCCAGGAAAAGAGTGATGCCTCCCCTGACACTCCTTCTGTGAAAGACTTGGAGAAGGTTTTGTATGGTGGAAAGAGGTTTGGCAACCATGTGGATGAAGTTTGGCCTAACCTGTTCATTGGAGATAT GTCAGTTGCTAATGATCGCTACAGTTTATGGAAGCTGGGAATCACTCATGTTCTGAACGCGGCTCATGGGAGGATGCACTGTCAGGGAAGTCATGACTTCTATGGATCCACTGTGGATTACCATGGAGTGCCTGCTGATGACTCACCATCCTTTGACCTCTCTCGCTACTTCTTCCCCTCTGCTGAGTACATTCAGAATGCACTTGACACGCCTGGTG CCAGGATTGTTGTCCACTGTGCAGTTGGAGTGAGCAGGTCTGCCTCCCTGGTCCTGGCCTATCTAATGATCCACCACCGCTACTCTCTGCTGGATGCCATCAGAAAGATCAAAGAGCGCAGGTGGATTTTCCCAAACAGGGGATTCCTGAAACAGCTTCGTGCTTTGGATATGAAATTACACAAGAAGACatcatga
- the samd8b gene encoding sphingomyelin synthase-related protein 1-like: MTQLSVRRWTTKHVAKWLKEEGFCDYVDLLCNKHRLDGTSLLTLSEYDLRSPPLELKVLGDIKRLMVSIRKLQKQNIDVLEELGLPFDGHSPTGSGGSLDWLCNGDPGRDCDNTETAPVGEEYHQYTNGKYKQQTRRLDPEYWKTVLSSVYVVFVFGFTSFVMVIVHERVPDMRTYPPLPDIFLDSVPRIPWAFAMAEACGVILCNIWLLVLLLHKHRSILLRRLCSLMGTVFMLRCITMFVTSLSVPGQHLQCSGKIYGDMWAKLQRAVAIWSGFGMTLTGVHTCGDYMFSGHTVVLTMLNFFVTEYTPRSWNFIHTLSWVLNLFGIFFILAAHEHYSIDVFIAFYITTRLFLYYHTLANTRAYQQSRRARIWFPMFSFFECNVNGPVPNEYGWPFSRPAMMRRLIG; the protein is encoded by the exons ATGACCCAACTGAGTGTCCGTCGCTGGACCACCAAACACGTAGCCAAGTGGCTGAAGGAAGAGGGCTTCTGTGACTATGTAGACCTGCTTTGCAACAAGCACCGCCTGGACGGCACCAGCCTGCTGACCCTCAGTGAGTATGACCTCCGCTCGCCGCCCTTGGAGCTCAAGGTGCTGGGGGATATCAAGCGGCTGATGGTGTCCATCCGCAAACTCCAGAAGCAGAACATTGACGTGTTGGAGGAGCTAGGTCTTCCCTTTGATGGCCACTCTCCGACAGGCTCTGGAGGTAGTTTGGACTGGCTGTGTAACGGAGACCCAGGCAGAGACTGTGACAACACTGAGACGGCACCGGTTGGAGAGGAGTACCACCAGTACACTAATGGGAAGTACAAGCAGCAGACGAGGCGCCTGGATCCGGAGTACTGGAAGACGGTGCTGAGTTCTGTCTATGTGGTGTTCGTGTTCGGGTTCACGTCCTTCGTCATGGTCATAGTGCACGAGAGGGTGCCTGACATGCGCACGTACCCCCCGCTGCCAGATATTTTCCTTGACAG TGTGCCTAGAATACCATGGGCCTTTGCCATGGCCGAGGCATGCGGAGTGATCCTCTGCAATATCTGGCTGctggttctgctgctgcatAAACACAG GTCAATCCTGCTGCGGCGCCTGTGCAGCCTCATGGGGACGGTGTTCATGCTGCGCTGCATCACCATGTTTGTCACCTCCCTGTCTGTGCCAGGACAGCACCTGCAGTGCTCAGGAAAG aTATACGGTGATATGTGGGCCAAACTGCAACGAGCCGTGGCCATCTGGAGTGGCTTTGGAATGACCCTGACAGGAGTCCATACATGTGGTGACTACATGTTCAGCGGCCACACGGTGGTCCTCACCATGCTCAACTTCTTTGTCACTGAGT ACACTCCAAGGAGCTGGAACTTCATTCACACCCTGTCCTGGGTCCTCAATCTGTTTGGCATCTTCTTCATCCTGGCCGCCCATGAACACTACTCCATCGACGTCTTCATAGCGTTCTACATCACTACCAGACTCTTCCTGTACTACCACACTCTAGCCAACACCCGCGCCTACCAGCAGAGCCGCCGCGCTCGCATCTGGTTCCCCATGTTCTCCTTCTTCGAGTGCAACGTCAACGGGCCTGTGCCCAACGAGTACGGCTGGCCCTTCTCCAGGCCCGCTATGATGAGGAGGCTGATTGGGTAG